From one Rhopalosiphum padi isolate XX-2018 chromosome 2, ASM2088224v1, whole genome shotgun sequence genomic stretch:
- the LOC132923114 gene encoding prostatic spermine-binding protein-like, with the protein MAVGCKLWLLAVMCVAFLYQDGPQGNGVLCGRKPAPESYEDHSSGAVSSDDGNDGHDDYSEQNESCNASDGDHTENNHNGSGDEDDYDGGDADKESNSDEEEDHGNNTKKHATNKNSVSCKNQNRHHDEDEDEDGEDNKGDADEKADEDGEDDEEHIDHYKKSTRNNTNEMKIFTTTIITGKPKDILKFLNEGVKPYKPATLDFSKKSNSSLIKKIDTILNRSSLLSKNKKETSEEDLTHYMRHIVEEGTKKKVQNK; encoded by the exons aTGGCTGTTGGTTGTAAACTGTGGTTATTAGCCGTGATGTGCGTAGCATTTTTATACCAAGATGGCCCCCAAGGCAACGGTGTGTTATGCGGAAGAAAACCCGCCCCCGAATCGTACGAAGATCACTCGTCCGGAGCTGTATCGTCCGATGACGGAAATGACGGACATGATGACTACAGCGAACAGAACGAATCATGTAATGCTAGTGATGGGGATCATACAGAAAACAACCACAATGGTTCCGGTGATGAAGATGATTATGATGGTGGCGATGCTGATAAGGAATCGAATTCTGATGAAGAAGAGGATCACGGAAACAATACAAAGAAACATGCAACTAATAAAAACTCGGTCAGTTGTAAGAACCAAAACCGTCATCATGATGAAGATGAAGATGAAGATGGCGAAGACAATAAAGGCGATGCAGATGAAAAAGCTGATGAAGACGGAGAAGATGACGAGGAACACATAGATCACTACAAGAAAAGCACGAGAAATAACacaaatgaaatgaaaatatttacgaCGACCATCATTACGGGAAAACCAAAGGATAtcctaaaatttttaaatgaag gtGTAAAACCCTATAAACCAGCTACTTTGGATTTcagtaaaaaatcaaattctagtcttataaaaaaaattgataccaTTTTAAATAGAAGTAGTTTAttaagcaaaaacaaaaaagaaacaTCAGAAGAGGATTTGACGCATTACATGAGACACATTGTTGAGGAGGGtacgaaaaaaaaagttcaaaacaaGTAG
- the LOC132921394 gene encoding probable methylmalonate-semialdehyde dehydrogenase [acylating], mitochondrial, producing the protein MIRSNMLKKNVFQQAIRFNASCSAIPKVPMYIDGKFVESKTNDWINVHNPATNEVISKVPKCTQSEMEHAVESSKAAFKSWSKTSVMRRQQIMFRYQEIIKANMKKLAENITKEQGKTLIDAEGDVTRGLQVVENCCNFTSSIMGESLPLVATDMDIHSYREPLGVTAGIAPFNFPAMIPLWMFPVAISCGNTFVIKPSERVPGNCMMLVEMLSEAGCPPGVVNIIHGSVDTVNFICDAPDIKAISFVGANTAGEHIFTRGSKNGKRVQSNMGAKNHGVIMPDANKTSMLNSLVGAAFGAAGQRCMALSTAVFVGDAKNWLPELKSRAESLNVNAGHIPNTDVGPVISPEAKNKIHSLIQSGIDEGAKILLDGRNISVPGYEKGNFVGPTILTDVKPHMKCYTEEIFGPVLVCLTADTLDEALNIINSNPYGNGTAIFTTNGATARKFTHEVQCGNVGVNVPIPVPLPMFSFTGTRGSFLGQNHFYGKQGYHFFTELKTVTQLWKESDATDTKAAVSMPVMR; encoded by the exons ATGATCCGGTCCAACatgttaaaa aaaaatgtatttcaacaaGCAATTAGATTTAATGCATCATGCAGTGCCATTCCTAAAGTTCCAATGTACATAGATGGAAAGTTTGTTGAATCAAAAACAAATGATTGGATCAATGTGCACAATCCTGCTACAAATGAA GTCATTTCTAAAGTACCAAAATGTACACAAAGTGAAATGGAACATGCAGTTGAATCATCCAAAGCAGCTTTTAAATCATGGTCAAAAACTTCTGTGATGAGGAGACAACAAATAATGTTTCGTTATCAAGAAATCATTAAAGCTAATATG aaaaaattggcAGAGAATATAACCAAAGAACAAGGAAAAACATTGATTGATGCAGAAGGAGATGTAACTCGTGGACTGC AGGTCGTCGAAAATTGTTGCAATTTTACCAGCTCAATCATGGGCGAATCGTTACCATTAGTAGCTACTGATATGGACATACATTCCTATCGTGAGCCACTTGGAGTAACTGCTGGTATTGCTCCATTCAATTTCCCTGCAATGATACCCTTATGGATGTTTCCTGTTGCAATTTCTTGTGGAAACACATTCGTCATTAAg cCTTCAGAAAGAGTACCTGGTAATTGTATGATGCTAGTTGAAATGTTATCGGAAGCGGGTTGCCCACCCGGCGTAGTGAACATCATTCATGGAAGTGTAGATACTGTGAACTTTATCTGTGATGCACCAGACATTAAAGCAATTTCATTTGTTGGCGCAAACACTGcg GGTGAACATATATTCACACGAGGTTCTAAAAATGGTAAAAGAGTACAAAGTAATATGGGCGCAAAAAATCATGGTGTGATAATGCCTGATGCAAATAAAACTAGCATGTTGAATTCATTAGTTGGAGCTGCATTTGGAGCTGCTGGACAACGTTGTATGGCATTAAGTACAGCTGTGTTTGTTGGTGATGCCAAAAATTGGCTTCCCGAATTGAAGAGTCGTGCGGAAAGTTTAAACGTCAATGCTG GTCATATTCCAAATACTGATGTTGGCCCAGTTATATCGCCtgaagcaaaaaataaaatccacaGTTTAATTCAATCTGGTATTGATGAGGGAGCTAAAATTCTTTTGGATGGAAGAAATATAAGTGTACCAGGCTATGAAAAAGGAAATTTTGTTGGACCAACTATTCTCACAGATGTGAAG CCACATATGAAATGTTATACAGAAGAAATATTTGGACCGGTTTTGGTATGCTTGACTGCTGATACTTTGGATGAagcgttaaatattattaactcaaATCCATATGGTAATGGTACAGCTATATTTACTACAAATGGAGCAACTGCTAGAAAGTTTACTCATGAAGTCCAATGTGGCAAT gttGGTGTGAATGTTCCTATCCCAGTTCCATTGCCAATGTTTTCATTTACTGGTACACGAGGCTCATTTTTGGGACAAAATCATTTCTATGGCAAACAA GGTTACCACTTTTTCACGGAATTGAAAACAGTTACACAGCTTTGGAAAGAATCTGATGCCACAGACACCAAAGCAGCCGTATCTATGCCTGTGATgcgataa